A part of Nitrospinaceae bacterium genomic DNA contains:
- a CDS encoding cupin domain-containing protein, producing MHSFSMLEEQEFKPERHVDKILGTYGEGDTTIACWEPGQVSPYHCHPNCTEIYFCFQGGGTMKSPEETIEVTPGSFVVHPPGELHEYNNGPERTLLFRVRYGENMKGQIKEWPSHPEWKPGDKP from the coding sequence ATGCACAGCTTCAGCATGCTCGAAGAGCAGGAATTTAAGCCCGAGCGGCATGTCGATAAAATTCTCGGTACCTATGGAGAAGGTGATACCACCATCGCCTGCTGGGAGCCTGGTCAGGTCAGCCCGTATCATTGTCATCCGAATTGCACTGAAATTTATTTTTGCTTTCAGGGTGGCGGCACGATGAAATCACCAGAGGAAACCATTGAAGTTACCCCTGGCTCATTCGTTGTACATCCGCCGGGTGAGCTTCACGAATACAACAACGGCCCCGAGCGGACCCTCCTCTTCCGGGTTCGTTACGGCGAGAATATGAAAGGACAGATTAAGGAATGGCCCAGCCATCCGGAATGGAAGCCGGGAGATAAGCCCTGA
- a CDS encoding DMT family transporter, translating to MFESLHPNLMSFLAAIFVAVAQVMFRLALNRLSPAFTTLMMNLMSAVFAIGLYAYGDGVNTWPLAALFWFVLIGVFGNSMSRYLSLLGVKFIGLSRTQVLLQTVLVWSSLQGVFFLGEQMTLGIAIGTLAIMCGAILLLYDRRTNEVTTPILYYFVPVLASFLLSVTFVFRKFGLDMLPSTSLGIAVSTGSAALLLAAFMPFAKEGGTRRWDPRGLFIVLLGTMSHFIAALFFWSAVQRGEVVQVIPINRLSVLIVILLSWLFMQKQEAVTWRIAFGGAISVVGAYAVVWGR from the coding sequence TTGGCTCTGAACCGCCTGAGTCCCGCCTTCACAACCTTGATGATGAATCTTATGTCAGCGGTTTTCGCGATTGGGCTCTATGCATATGGGGATGGTGTGAATACCTGGCCTCTGGCCGCCCTTTTCTGGTTTGTCCTGATTGGCGTGTTCGGTAATTCGATGAGCCGCTACCTGAGCCTTCTGGGTGTAAAATTCATTGGACTCTCGCGGACCCAGGTATTGTTGCAAACCGTTCTTGTTTGGTCTTCCCTGCAGGGTGTTTTTTTCCTCGGGGAGCAGATGACGCTGGGCATTGCTATTGGCACTCTGGCCATTATGTGCGGTGCTATTCTCCTCCTCTACGATCGACGGACTAATGAGGTGACTACCCCTATCCTGTACTATTTTGTTCCTGTGCTGGCTTCCTTCCTCCTCTCAGTGACATTTGTTTTTCGAAAGTTCGGGCTCGACATGCTCCCATCAACCTCGTTGGGGATTGCTGTGTCCACCGGCTCGGCAGCTCTACTTTTGGCTGCTTTCATGCCCTTTGCCAAAGAGGGAGGCACCAGGCGTTGGGATCCTCGAGGCCTGTTTATTGTTCTCCTTGGAACAATGTCCCATTTCATAGCAGCACTTTTCTTCTGGTCTGCTGTCCAGCGAGGGGAAGTTGTACAAGTCATCCCCATTAACCGCTTGTCGGTCCTTATCGTAATCCTCCTCTCTTGGCTTTTCATGCAAAAGCAAGAGGCTGTTACTTGGCGTATTGCATTTGGTGGCGCTATTTCGGTCGTGGGTGCATATGCCGTGGTGTGGGGAAGATGA
- a CDS encoding amidohydrolase: MPIVDAQVHIWAANTPERPWPEEQIVKPHRPEPFSKDNLLEEMNAAGVQRAVLVTPMWEGFRNDLVLEAAQAHPDQFAVMGRFEPELPASRGQMATWREQVGMLGLRLVLRHPPFRPILSEGLADWLWAEAEQAGVPIMLLVDSAQLKFIDQIAERHPGLKLVVDHLCISGDDKDEEAFKDLDMLLAVAKRPNIAVKATSLPQFTSDNYPYTRIHPYLRRIYDAFGPKRIFWGSDLSHLYHVPCSYSQVVTMFTEEMSWLTEEDKNWIMGHAICEWLGWQ, from the coding sequence ATGCCTATAGTTGATGCACAGGTCCATATATGGGCTGCCAACACACCAGAGCGGCCTTGGCCAGAGGAACAAATAGTCAAGCCACATCGACCAGAGCCTTTTTCGAAGGACAATCTCCTGGAGGAAATGAACGCTGCAGGCGTCCAACGTGCGGTCCTCGTGACGCCGATGTGGGAGGGTTTTCGAAATGATTTGGTACTCGAGGCGGCACAAGCACATCCAGATCAATTCGCCGTCATGGGGCGCTTCGAGCCAGAATTACCCGCATCACGCGGACAAATGGCAACCTGGCGAGAACAAGTCGGGATGCTTGGTTTGCGCCTGGTACTCAGGCACCCACCTTTTCGACCGATACTCTCCGAAGGACTCGCAGATTGGCTGTGGGCGGAGGCGGAACAGGCTGGCGTACCTATCATGCTCTTGGTCGATTCGGCGCAATTGAAATTCATCGATCAAATTGCCGAACGTCATCCAGGGTTGAAACTGGTCGTGGACCACCTGTGTATTTCCGGTGATGACAAAGACGAGGAAGCATTTAAAGACCTGGATATGTTGCTGGCCGTTGCCAAGCGTCCAAACATTGCTGTCAAAGCGACTTCATTGCCGCAATTTACCAGCGACAATTATCCCTACACTCGGATTCATCCCTACCTGCGCCGCATCTATGATGCCTTCGGACCAAAGCGTATTTTCTGGGGGTCTGATTTATCCCACCTATATCATGTGCCGTGTTCTTATTCTCAGGTGGTAACCATGTTCACAGAAGAGATGTCATGGCTCACCGAAGAAGACAAAAACTGGATCATGGGACATGCGATTTGCGAATGGCTAGGGTGGCAATGA
- a CDS encoding (Fe-S)-binding protein: protein MSPKTEVSFESNLQARMDRITELCTFCGKCVEACSMLPYTELQEENPESVVRSVVDIINGRPFAPEGAAWAQACQKSGACIDACPEDVNPREMLLYARTKLQQRDFGKEELRQRGRNFFRRLSGIIRVTAGLQTPPDLYRRLTSVRFEKKAPAQNLFYFGCHILKTPHILLSCMDVFERMGLDYEVAGGMAHCCGINHFRSSDPEAGAAMGTRSLEKFQSYGSGQVITFCPTCQMQYTEYRPLYNGPGNDELPFVHVTKFLAQNIDTLKSLCLTQVNKRIALHLHGGTDGVEENVKAILACVPGLEVVEIDQHKDHGYQCPTLLLPGAPEAMREKLFSSASAAEVDSVVTVYHSCHFELCPEEGNQAFELENFMTILGQSMGFEYPDWTKTFKLYGDLDRVLAEAGEQLREHGIDPDKARGPLKAALYG, encoded by the coding sequence ATGAGCCCGAAAACTGAAGTGTCATTTGAAAGCAATCTTCAAGCGCGTATGGATCGAATAACAGAGCTTTGTACTTTTTGCGGCAAATGTGTCGAAGCTTGTTCGATGCTGCCTTACACAGAGCTCCAAGAGGAAAACCCTGAATCTGTTGTGCGCTCGGTGGTGGATATTATTAATGGTCGTCCCTTTGCACCCGAGGGCGCGGCTTGGGCTCAGGCGTGTCAAAAGAGCGGTGCATGTATCGATGCTTGCCCCGAGGATGTAAATCCGCGGGAAATGCTGCTTTATGCCAGAACCAAACTCCAGCAGCGCGATTTCGGAAAAGAGGAATTAAGACAACGCGGACGGAATTTTTTCCGCCGGCTAAGTGGAATCATTCGCGTCACGGCCGGGCTCCAAACTCCACCTGATCTTTATCGGCGTCTTACCTCTGTCCGGTTCGAGAAGAAGGCCCCCGCACAAAATCTTTTCTATTTCGGGTGCCATATTCTCAAGACGCCTCATATCCTGCTCTCGTGCATGGATGTATTCGAAAGGATGGGATTGGACTACGAAGTGGCGGGCGGAATGGCTCATTGTTGCGGCATTAATCATTTTCGAAGCAGCGACCCCGAGGCAGGGGCGGCCATGGGTACGCGGTCACTTGAAAAATTTCAGTCTTATGGGTCTGGGCAGGTAATTACTTTCTGCCCTACCTGCCAGATGCAATACACGGAATACCGCCCTCTTTATAATGGACCCGGAAATGACGAACTCCCCTTTGTTCATGTGACGAAATTTTTGGCCCAGAATATCGATACCCTCAAATCTCTTTGTTTGACCCAGGTCAATAAGCGGATTGCACTCCATCTTCACGGAGGAACCGATGGTGTGGAAGAGAATGTGAAAGCGATTCTTGCCTGCGTCCCTGGCCTCGAAGTGGTCGAAATTGACCAACATAAGGACCATGGTTATCAATGTCCCACGCTTCTGTTGCCAGGAGCGCCTGAGGCGATGCGCGAAAAACTCTTTTCCTCGGCCAGTGCTGCCGAAGTGGATTCTGTGGTGACCGTCTATCACAGTTGCCATTTTGAACTTTGTCCAGAGGAGGGGAATCAAGCTTTCGAGTTGGAAAATTTCATGACGATTCTGGGCCAATCGATGGGATTCGAATATCCGGATTGGACGAAAACTTTCAAGTTATACGGAGATTTGGATCGCGTTTTGGCTGAGGCCGGGGAACAACTCCGAGAGCACGGTATCGACCCCGATAAGGCGAGAGGCCCGCTTAAAGCGGCTCTTTACGGCTAG